The Crocosphaera sp. UHCC 0190 genome includes a region encoding these proteins:
- a CDS encoding riboflavin synthase subunit alpha, translating into MLTISLITLTIASLSAFLSLNITEDVAKVAMGCIALLSFLLTLLFAPWPLKLSIVAIPLIIDRLNSRTERKSAN; encoded by the coding sequence ATGCTAACAATTTCTTTAATTACACTAACCATTGCCTCACTGTCTGCTTTTCTCAGCCTTAACATCACAGAAGATGTGGCCAAAGTAGCCATGGGATGTATCGCCCTGCTTTCTTTTCTTTTAACCCTCCTTTTCGCACCTTGGCCCCTGAAGTTAAGCATAGTGGCGATTCCTTTGATTATTGATAGATTGAATAGCAGAACAGAGAGAAAGTCTGCTAATTAA
- a CDS encoding cupin has translation MPQQDWLVNEDGECLSFPSPRQWDLLNQTTQYRLHRFLTELDDIINQAEITGETETEYLPSLRRLVRKLLLNVYWVSNQIPSPSEKTGTEVSLLYDEPGYPLTLQTEIMLPGSSTTIHTHGTWGVVATLQGQQKNVFWKCVPTPENPQNIEKVDEKILQPGDIISFTTEAIHCVEAVGDEPSVTLNLYGDTHAAKRFKFDLITHKAHRF, from the coding sequence ATGCCACAACAAGACTGGTTAGTTAACGAAGATGGTGAATGTTTATCTTTTCCTTCCCCTAGACAATGGGACTTGTTAAACCAAACTACCCAATATCGACTACATCGGTTTTTAACAGAATTAGATGATATTATCAACCAAGCTGAGATAACGGGAGAAACGGAAACCGAATATCTGCCTAGTTTACGTCGCTTGGTACGAAAGTTATTGCTTAATGTTTATTGGGTAAGTAATCAAATTCCTAGCCCTTCTGAAAAGACAGGAACCGAGGTATCCTTACTCTATGATGAACCTGGCTATCCCCTAACCCTACAAACCGAGATTATGTTACCAGGTAGTAGCACTACAATTCATACCCATGGTACTTGGGGAGTGGTTGCTACCTTACAAGGACAACAAAAAAATGTCTTTTGGAAATGCGTCCCTACCCCAGAAAATCCTCAGAATATTGAGAAAGTTGATGAGAAAATCCTGCAGCCAGGAGATATTATTAGTTTTACCACAGAAGCGATTCACTGCGTCGAAGCCGTGGGGGATGAACCGTCTGTTACCTTAAATCTTTATGGGGATACCCACGCCGCTAAGCGGTTTAAGTTTGATCTCATTACCCACAAAGCCCATCGTTTTTAG